A stretch of Desulfarculaceae bacterium DNA encodes these proteins:
- a CDS encoding SDR family oxidoreductase: MSLQGKTALITGGGTGIGAAIAKRFVADGAKVCITGRREPVLAEVAEALPQGMVSTCAGDVSKLEDVQRMVETAFQMGGRLDILVNNAGIDPGGTVVDVDIEQWRQVLEINLFGSFLAMRAAIPRMIEGGGGSIINMSSLGGVRCLPGMSAYCTAKGALNMLTRQAALDYGRQKVRVNAVCPGAVRTEMLEGSLAPLGEVLNTDVDGVFGVIASNVPLGRVASPDEIAGLCSYLGSDDSTFMTGSVLLIDGGSHIVDVSGAALTSAGVNWGV, from the coding sequence GTGAGCCTGCAAGGAAAAACGGCTCTCATCACCGGCGGCGGCACGGGCATCGGCGCCGCCATAGCCAAGAGGTTTGTGGCCGACGGGGCCAAGGTGTGCATCACCGGCCGCCGCGAGCCGGTTCTGGCCGAGGTGGCCGAAGCCCTGCCCCAAGGCATGGTCAGCACCTGCGCGGGCGACGTGTCCAAGCTGGAGGACGTGCAGCGCATGGTGGAGACCGCCTTCCAGATGGGCGGCCGGCTGGACATCCTGGTCAACAATGCGGGCATCGACCCCGGCGGCACGGTGGTCGACGTGGACATCGAGCAGTGGCGCCAGGTGCTGGAGATCAACCTGTTCGGCTCGTTCCTGGCCATGCGGGCGGCCATCCCCCGCATGATCGAGGGCGGCGGCGGCTCCATCATCAACATGTCCTCCCTGGGCGGGGTGCGCTGCCTGCCGGGTATGAGCGCCTATTGCACCGCCAAGGGCGCGCTCAACATGCTCACCCGCCAGGCGGCCCTAGACTACGGCCGCCAGAAGGTGCGGGTCAACGCGGTGTGCCCCGGCGCGGTGCGCACCGAGATGTTGGAAGGCTCGCTGGCGCCTCTGGGCGAAGTGCTCAATACCGACGTTGACGGCGTTTTCGGAGTCATCGCGTCCAACGTGCCCCTGGGACGGGTGGCCTCGCCGGATGAGATCGCGGGCCTGTGCAGTTACCTGGGCAGCGACGACTCCACGTTCATGACCGGTTCGGTGCTGCTCATCGACGGCGGCTCGCACATCGTGGACGTTTCCGGCGCGGCCCTGACCAGCGCGGGCGTCAACTGGGGGGTCTAG
- a CDS encoding branched-chain amino acid ABC transporter permease: MLLTILDVLIAGLLLGGIYALIAVGLSMQYGVARVLNIAHGEFIMLGAFITWTVYTYLGINPIASLLITGPTIFVIGFILYRTLFTRLRRISPTPEAFEGSSMLACFGLLFIIQNVAIIIWGADMKGYSYLAVPVDFAGAKFAANRLVTLGFALVFCVAFYLFLSRTRMGKAIRASAQDSDAAGLMGVNIKQVLAICFGFGALMAGLGGTLISMSYNVQPTMGLEYTMIALIVIVLGGLGSITGSLVGGLILGLIGSIVTYIEPGLSMVAYYLIFMLLLLARPTGLFGK, from the coding sequence ATGCTGTTAACCATCCTGGACGTGCTCATAGCCGGACTGCTCCTGGGCGGCATCTACGCCCTCATCGCGGTGGGCCTGAGCATGCAATACGGCGTAGCCAGGGTGCTGAACATCGCCCACGGCGAGTTCATCATGCTTGGCGCATTCATTACCTGGACCGTGTACACCTACCTGGGGATCAACCCCATCGCCTCGCTGCTGATCACCGGTCCCACCATATTCGTCATCGGTTTCATACTTTATCGGACTCTGTTCACCCGCCTCAGGCGCATATCGCCCACGCCCGAAGCCTTCGAGGGCAGCTCCATGCTGGCCTGCTTCGGCCTGTTGTTCATTATTCAAAACGTAGCCATCATCATCTGGGGCGCGGACATGAAGGGTTATTCCTACCTGGCCGTGCCGGTGGATTTCGCGGGGGCCAAGTTCGCGGCCAACCGTCTGGTGACCCTGGGCTTCGCCCTGGTCTTTTGTGTCGCTTTCTATCTGTTCCTGTCGCGCACCCGCATGGGCAAGGCCATCCGGGCCTCGGCCCAGGACTCGGACGCGGCGGGCCTCATGGGCGTGAACATCAAGCAGGTGCTGGCCATCTGCTTCGGCTTCGGCGCCCTGATGGCCGGCCTGGGCGGCACCCTTATCAGCATGTCCTACAACGTCCAGCCCACCATGGGCCTGGAGTACACCATGATCGCGCTCATCGTGATCGTGCTGGGCGGCCTGGGCAGCATAACCGGCAGCCTGGTGGGCGGGCTCATCCTGGGGCTGATCGGCAGCATCGTTACCTACATCGAGCCGGGACTGTCCATGGTGGCCTATTACCTCATCTTCATGTTGCTGCTCTTGGCCCGGCCCACCGGCCTCTTCGGGAAGTAA
- a CDS encoding AMP-binding protein, protein MNLARNLERSARLYPDNIAMIQGDRQVSYAELDAWASRIAGGLAALGLKPGDLIALCAPNSAEWLAFYFGALKLGGVAVTLAVQLTDRELELLLTHAKPRALFCASERAAFVDQVRGDAGLEFVIGPDDQLPLSKLEAMGAPLKAVERDREDTACVLYTGGTTGIPKGVELSHENINTAINQVAHMERSTDTDRAICFLPFNHVFGQMHIMNATVMTGGGLVLLPKFDLDQVLAAINQHAVTKLYAVPTVYVRLLQLEDLKAKLGQVRYCFSAAASMAREVVRRWQELTGLAIHEAYGMTETASMVTYNHFSRHVVGSVGQAAGATEVSIRDSQGTPLPQGQEGEICIRGRGVMKGYLGLPQATAEAFHGPWLRSGDVGYLDEDDYLFIVDRLKDLIITGGENVYPREVEEVLVEYPEVAECSVIGLPDAEYGERVTAVCVPAPGRSIEPEALRAALKAKLSSFKVPKEILVRDDLPKSPSGKILKREIKKQLIP, encoded by the coding sequence ATGAACCTGGCACGCAATCTGGAACGTTCCGCCCGTCTCTATCCCGACAACATCGCCATGATTCAAGGCGACCGGCAGGTGAGCTACGCCGAACTCGACGCCTGGGCTTCGCGCATAGCCGGCGGCCTGGCCGCCCTGGGCCTGAAGCCCGGCGACCTCATCGCCTTGTGCGCGCCCAACTCGGCCGAGTGGCTGGCCTTCTACTTCGGCGCGCTAAAGCTGGGCGGGGTGGCGGTCACCCTGGCGGTGCAGCTCACCGACCGCGAGCTGGAGCTGCTGCTCACCCACGCCAAGCCCCGGGCCCTGTTTTGCGCCTCCGAGCGCGCCGCCTTCGTGGATCAGGTGCGCGGCGATGCCGGCCTGGAGTTCGTCATCGGCCCCGACGACCAGCTTCCCTTGAGCAAGCTGGAAGCAATGGGCGCGCCGTTGAAAGCCGTGGAGCGCGACCGCGAGGACACCGCCTGCGTGCTTTACACCGGCGGCACCACCGGCATCCCCAAGGGCGTGGAGCTCAGCCACGAGAACATCAACACGGCCATCAACCAGGTGGCCCACATGGAGCGCTCCACGGACACGGACCGGGCCATCTGCTTTTTGCCCTTCAACCACGTGTTCGGCCAGATGCACATCATGAACGCCACGGTGATGACCGGCGGCGGCCTGGTGCTGCTGCCCAAGTTCGACCTGGATCAGGTGCTCGCCGCCATCAACCAACACGCGGTGACCAAGCTCTACGCGGTGCCCACGGTGTACGTGCGCCTGTTGCAGCTCGAGGACCTCAAGGCCAAGCTGGGGCAGGTGCGCTACTGCTTCAGCGCGGCCGCCTCCATGGCCCGCGAGGTGGTGCGCCGCTGGCAGGAGCTCACCGGCCTGGCCATCCACGAGGCCTACGGCATGACCGAGACCGCCTCCATGGTCACCTACAATCATTTCAGCCGCCACGTGGTGGGCTCGGTGGGCCAGGCAGCCGGCGCCACCGAGGTCAGCATCCGCGACTCCCAGGGCACCCCTCTGCCCCAAGGCCAGGAGGGCGAGATCTGCATTCGGGGGCGGGGGGTGATGAAGGGTTACCTGGGCCTGCCCCAGGCCACGGCCGAGGCCTTCCATGGCCCTTGGCTGCGCTCGGGCGACGTGGGCTATCTGGATGAGGACGACTATCTGTTCATCGTGGACCGGCTCAAGGACCTGATCATCACCGGCGGGGAGAACGTGTACCCCCGCGAGGTGGAGGAGGTCCTGGTGGAGTATCCCGAGGTGGCCGAGTGCTCGGTGATCGGCCTGCCCGACGCGGAGTACGGCGAGCGGGTGACGGCGGTGTGCGTGCCCGCCCCTGGCCGAAGCATAGAGCCCGAGGCCCTGCGCGCCGCGCTCAAGGCCAAGCTCAGCAGCTTCAAGGTCCCCAAGGAGATTCTCGTCAGGGACGACCTACCCAAAAGCCCTTCGGGCAAGATACTCAAGCGCGAGATCAAAAAGCAGCTCATCCCCTGA
- a CDS encoding aldehyde dehydrogenase family protein, producing MKTYQLFIDGQWVDALSGETFDDYNPYDGEVYAKVAKAGVEDADRAMTAAFEARQGWAATPAIDRAKILNKAAQILEASMQEFADVLIQEGGGSVGKAMFEISQTVDLIETAAADGKRIMGEVYHYDPTKISMTMRRPRGTVLAISPWNFPLVLSMYKVAYGLATGNTVVLKPASESPVLGLKIGELFEKAGLPAGALNVLTGPGAVLGDALIDNPYCSFVAITGETVTGRHVAQRAAAQLKPYSLELGGKNPLIVLGDADIEYAVKSAAFSAFLHQGEICMSTDRIIVERSILEPFTQNLAGLTAHLPVGDPSLPTTFIGPVISDKQVEKIDSHVKDAVAKGAKLLAGGSHEGRLYQPTLLADVTPDMKIYYEETFGPVASIIAVDSAEEALAVANDTTYGLSAGVITKDLEKAIYLGENLEAGMVHINDGSVDADACCPFGGCKGSGHGREGGQYSVEEMTELKWLTIQKTKRQLPF from the coding sequence ATGAAGACGTATCAGTTGTTCATTGACGGCCAATGGGTAGACGCCCTCTCGGGTGAAACCTTCGATGATTACAACCCCTACGACGGGGAGGTCTACGCCAAGGTGGCCAAGGCGGGGGTGGAGGACGCGGACCGCGCCATGACCGCGGCCTTTGAGGCCCGCCAGGGATGGGCGGCCACTCCGGCCATCGACCGGGCTAAGATCCTTAACAAGGCGGCCCAGATCCTGGAAGCAAGCATGCAGGAGTTCGCGGATGTCCTCATTCAGGAGGGCGGCGGCTCGGTAGGCAAAGCTATGTTCGAGATATCCCAGACCGTGGACCTGATCGAGACCGCGGCGGCCGACGGCAAACGCATCATGGGCGAGGTCTACCACTACGACCCCACCAAGATCTCCATGACCATGCGGCGTCCCCGGGGCACGGTGCTGGCCATCAGCCCCTGGAACTTCCCCCTGGTGCTGTCCATGTACAAGGTGGCCTACGGCCTGGCCACGGGCAACACCGTGGTGCTCAAGCCCGCCTCCGAGTCGCCGGTGCTCGGCCTGAAGATCGGCGAGCTCTTCGAGAAGGCCGGCCTTCCCGCCGGCGCTCTCAACGTGCTCACCGGCCCGGGCGCGGTGTTGGGCGATGCCCTCATCGACAACCCCTACTGCTCCTTCGTGGCCATCACCGGCGAGACGGTGACCGGCCGCCACGTGGCCCAGCGGGCCGCGGCCCAGCTCAAGCCCTACAGCCTGGAGCTGGGCGGCAAGAACCCGCTGATCGTCCTGGGCGACGCGGATATAGAGTACGCGGTCAAGTCGGCCGCCTTCAGCGCCTTCTTGCATCAAGGCGAAATCTGCATGTCCACCGACCGCATCATCGTGGAGCGCTCCATCCTGGAGCCCTTCACCCAGAACCTGGCCGGGCTCACCGCCCATCTGCCGGTGGGCGACCCCAGCCTGCCCACCACCTTCATCGGGCCGGTGATCAGCGACAAGCAGGTGGAGAAGATCGACAGCCACGTGAAGGACGCGGTGGCCAAGGGCGCCAAGCTGCTGGCCGGCGGCAGCCATGAGGGCCGCCTCTACCAGCCCACCCTGCTGGCCGACGTCACCCCGGACATGAAGATCTACTACGAGGAGACCTTCGGCCCGGTGGCCTCGATCATCGCCGTGGACAGCGCCGAGGAGGCCCTGGCCGTGGCCAACGACACCACCTATGGCCTCAGCGCCGGGGTCATCACCAAGGACCTGGAAAAGGCCATCTACCTTGGCGAGAACCTGGAAGCGGGCATGGTCCACATCAACGATGGCTCGGTGGACGCCGACGCCTGCTGCCCCTTCGGCGGCTGCAAGGGCAGCGGCCACGGCCGCGAGGGCGGCCAGTACTCCGTGGAGGAGATGACCGAGCTCAAGTGGCTCACCATCCAGAAGACCAAGCGGCAGCTGCCTTTCTAG
- a CDS encoding ABC transporter ATP-binding protein encodes MPILECHEVSKHFGGLAALTNVSFQVEQGEVLGLIGPNGAGKTTLFNVISAAFPAKSGQVHFKGKNVTSLKPYKICRMGMARTFQSVKIFRDLSVLQNVVLGCYFGKKCKVTRDAAADHASELLDFVGLGEMADTPAESLTLANQKRLEVARALATKPELLLLDEVMEGLNHTEVDQAMELVTNIQKRGVTVIMIEHVMKAIMNVCERIVVLHYGQKIAEGTPTEVAGDENVIKVYLGE; translated from the coding sequence ATGCCGATTCTTGAGTGCCACGAGGTAAGCAAGCATTTCGGCGGCCTGGCCGCCCTTACCAACGTCTCTTTTCAGGTGGAGCAGGGCGAGGTGCTGGGCCTTATCGGCCCCAATGGCGCGGGGAAAACCACCCTGTTCAACGTGATCTCCGCTGCTTTTCCCGCCAAGTCGGGGCAGGTGCATTTCAAGGGCAAGAACGTCACCAGCCTCAAGCCCTACAAGATCTGCCGCATGGGCATGGCCCGCACCTTCCAGTCGGTCAAGATATTCCGCGACCTCTCGGTGCTGCAGAACGTGGTGCTGGGCTGCTACTTCGGCAAGAAGTGTAAGGTGACCCGCGACGCCGCGGCCGATCACGCCTCCGAGCTTCTGGATTTCGTGGGCTTGGGCGAGATGGCCGACACCCCGGCCGAGAGCCTGACCCTGGCCAACCAAAAGCGCCTGGAGGTTGCCCGGGCCCTGGCCACCAAGCCGGAGTTGCTGCTCCTGGACGAGGTCATGGAGGGCCTGAACCACACCGAGGTGGATCAGGCCATGGAGCTGGTGACCAACATCCAGAAACGCGGGGTCACGGTGATCATGATCGAGCACGTGATGAAGGCGATCATGAACGTGTGCGAGCGCATCGTGGTCTTGCACTACGGCCAGAAGATCGCCGAGGGCACGCCCACCGAAGTGGCCGGCGACGAAAACGTGATCAAGGTCTATCTGGGGGAGTGA
- a CDS encoding molybdenum cofactor biosynthesis F family protein, whose translation MPQKEGETDYKYEDYAADMAFHRIPNTDEMVGQSLKITLDNGVAYDLEFTAKNEVKWSNGEAGGTDWCEVMEVAPSTYFVDLTFADNERKCVTFFVNTQTRQALCVDTLMREGEINNEPRAVQEFTPGVLGDPSVPPTGFKPGPTRDLIGLKAYYVYNPNQIFEHNYINEKRFCWQCLVGPLKGEADVELVTTYKFDINQYVFSWREFGLPVCTVFFHNWDQMKETGKFFAIGEDGKIANTPAGAIIRKLSAAFYTDEAQPL comes from the coding sequence ATGCCGCAAAAAGAAGGCGAAACCGATTACAAATATGAAGATTACGCGGCCGATATGGCCTTTCACCGCATCCCCAACACCGACGAGATGGTCGGCCAGAGCCTGAAGATCACTCTGGACAACGGGGTTGCCTATGACCTGGAGTTCACCGCCAAGAACGAGGTGAAGTGGAGCAACGGCGAGGCCGGCGGCACCGACTGGTGCGAGGTGATGGAGGTGGCTCCCAGCACCTACTTCGTGGACCTTACCTTCGCCGACAACGAGAGAAAGTGCGTCACTTTCTTCGTGAACACCCAGACCCGCCAGGCCCTGTGCGTGGACACCCTAATGCGCGAGGGCGAGATCAACAACGAGCCGCGCGCGGTGCAGGAGTTCACCCCCGGCGTGCTGGGCGACCCCTCGGTGCCCCCCACCGGCTTCAAGCCGGGCCCCACCCGCGATCTGATCGGCCTCAAGGCCTACTACGTCTACAACCCCAACCAGATCTTCGAGCACAACTACATCAACGAGAAGCGCTTCTGCTGGCAGTGCCTGGTGGGGCCCCTCAAGGGCGAGGCGGACGTGGAGCTGGTTACCACCTACAAGTTCGACATCAACCAGTACGTCTTCTCTTGGCGGGAGTTCGGCCTGCCGGTGTGCACCGTGTTCTTCCACAACTGGGACCAGATGAAGGAGACCGGCAAGTTCTTCGCCATCGGCGAGGACGGCAAGATCGCAAACACCCCGGCCGGCGCCATCATCCGCAAGCTATCGGCGGCCTTCTATACGGACGAGGCGCAGCCCCTGTAG
- a CDS encoding ABC transporter ATP-binding protein, which translates to MLEVKNINAFYGKTQALYDVSLTVNEGEIVALIGSNGAGKTTTLNAISGLLRPASGSVEFMGSRLTGLKTFSIVERGISHIPEGRRPFPDMSVRENLEMGAYLPRVWKNKNQALDQIFETFPVLHKKQNYLARTLSGGEQQMLVMGRGMMSNPKLCMIDEPSSGLAPILIAEIFRIVKSLRDQGMTILLIEQNVRHSLEIADRGYVIENGRMILKGKGQDLLGDETIKKAYLGL; encoded by the coding sequence ATGCTGGAGGTAAAGAACATCAACGCCTTTTACGGCAAGACCCAGGCCTTGTACGACGTGTCGCTTACGGTCAACGAGGGCGAGATCGTGGCCCTGATCGGCTCCAACGGCGCGGGTAAGACCACCACCCTCAACGCCATCTCCGGCCTGCTGCGCCCCGCCTCGGGCAGCGTGGAGTTCATGGGCTCCAGGCTCACCGGCCTCAAGACCTTTTCCATCGTGGAGCGGGGCATCTCCCACATCCCCGAGGGCCGCCGGCCCTTCCCGGACATGTCGGTGCGCGAGAACCTGGAGATGGGAGCCTACCTGCCGAGGGTCTGGAAAAATAAAAACCAGGCCCTGGACCAGATTTTCGAGACCTTCCCGGTGCTCCATAAGAAACAAAACTACCTGGCCCGCACCCTGAGCGGCGGAGAGCAGCAGATGTTGGTCATGGGCCGGGGCATGATGTCCAACCCCAAGCTGTGCATGATCGACGAGCCCTCCTCCGGACTGGCGCCCATCCTCATCGCCGAGATCTTCCGCATCGTGAAATCCCTGCGCGACCAGGGCATGACCATCCTGCTCATCGAGCAGAACGTGCGCCACAGCCTGGAGATCGCCGATCGAGGCTATGTCATCGAGAACGGCCGGATGATCCTGAAAGGCAAGGGCCAGGATCTGTTGGGCGACGAAACCATCAAAAAGGCTTACCTGGGGCTTTAG
- a CDS encoding branched-chain amino acid ABC transporter permease — translation MTSARYIDGKSLVVWLLVMAAMALAPHYASRYAIILLSTILMYVVLSVSWAMFSGPTKYISLAPAAFFGAGIYSAAVLGSSLPLLVVILIGGAVSFCLAVLVGALTLRLRGIYFVMFTFGLVELLMHFLLWFELNINDTTGRVVPSIDNSTVYYLMLAVFSLLMVTVYALQGSKFGMALKGVGENEEAAAHIGVNVTVLKITVFGLSAFFMGLAGAIMATKWTYIDPKIAFNPVVSFMPVLMAIFGGLGRPYGPIIGAAIFSYLGEFLITKFPYYYMLIFGVILVVAILYMPGGLVGMAQDIRKYFLRRQHADS, via the coding sequence ATGACTAGTGCGCGCTACATTGACGGCAAATCCCTGGTGGTGTGGCTGCTGGTGATGGCGGCCATGGCCCTGGCGCCCCATTACGCCTCGCGCTACGCCATAATCCTGCTTTCCACCATCCTCATGTACGTGGTGCTCTCGGTGAGCTGGGCCATGTTCTCCGGCCCCACCAAGTACATATCCCTGGCCCCGGCGGCTTTCTTCGGAGCGGGCATCTACTCCGCCGCGGTTCTGGGCTCCTCGCTGCCCTTGCTGGTGGTGATCCTCATCGGCGGGGCGGTCAGCTTCTGCCTGGCGGTTTTGGTGGGGGCGCTTACCCTGCGCCTGCGGGGCATTTACTTCGTGATGTTCACCTTCGGGCTGGTGGAGCTGTTGATGCACTTCCTGCTCTGGTTCGAGCTGAACATCAACGACACCACCGGCCGGGTGGTGCCCTCCATCGACAACTCCACGGTGTATTACCTGATGCTCGCGGTCTTCAGCCTGCTGATGGTCACGGTCTATGCCCTGCAAGGCTCCAAGTTCGGCATGGCTCTCAAGGGCGTGGGCGAAAACGAGGAGGCCGCCGCCCACATCGGCGTCAACGTCACGGTGCTCAAGATCACGGTCTTCGGGCTTAGCGCCTTTTTCATGGGCCTGGCCGGGGCGATAATGGCCACCAAATGGACCTACATCGACCCCAAGATCGCCTTCAACCCGGTGGTCTCCTTCATGCCGGTGCTCATGGCTATCTTCGGTGGGCTGGGGCGTCCTTACGGCCCCATCATCGGCGCGGCCATCTTCAGCTACCTCGGCGAGTTCCTCATCACCAAGTTCCCCTACTACTACATGCTCATCTTCGGGGTCATCCTGGTGGTGGCCATCCTCTACATGCCCGGCGGGCTGGTGGGCATGGCCCAGGACATCCGCAAGTATTTCTTAAGGAGGCAGCATGCCGATTCTTGA
- a CDS encoding ABC transporter substrate-binding protein yields MIKKTMRGVIGFLILMLALAVQPALAGEAKILKIGAVDSLTGWMAAGEQPTNDGAKLAAAWINDNGGIKVKGVNYKIELISEDSKSTPQGMAAAVTKLVEKEGVKFIIGGVNPVQNTAASSITEPAGVLRLSNYTCATPEESGPQFPLTFFMNSNVQGARAMLTYLKKNYPNVKTLALSHPGDGGGENRRKHLEPIANELGMTIVFSGEWPGTTVDFTPFVRKALQTKPDAFVFTDAWAYHVGSQLKALRALGFKGPAVSTDSEIVAEVLEVSGPKITEGYAAASWDMNSPEMKPVFKKDFLAYAKKAGKNNAWMAWGWNTLWVLTQAIEKSQSLDPTVVAKYLRNDAKDLQTLFGTAIVSGQKTLGAKAAICAPQAIFVAKDGKPAFVEWVTAETP; encoded by the coding sequence ATGATTAAAAAGACGATGCGAGGCGTCATCGGGTTCCTGATCCTGATGCTGGCCCTGGCGGTGCAGCCGGCCCTGGCCGGGGAGGCCAAGATCCTGAAGATCGGCGCGGTGGATTCCCTCACCGGCTGGATGGCGGCGGGCGAGCAGCCCACCAACGACGGGGCCAAACTGGCCGCCGCTTGGATCAACGACAATGGCGGCATCAAGGTCAAGGGGGTCAACTACAAGATCGAGCTGATCAGCGAGGACTCCAAAAGCACTCCCCAGGGCATGGCCGCCGCGGTGACCAAGCTGGTGGAGAAGGAGGGCGTCAAGTTCATCATCGGCGGTGTGAACCCGGTCCAGAACACCGCGGCCAGCTCCATCACCGAGCCGGCCGGCGTGTTGCGCCTGTCCAATTACACTTGCGCCACCCCCGAGGAATCAGGCCCCCAGTTCCCCCTGACCTTCTTCATGAACAGCAACGTGCAGGGCGCGCGGGCCATGCTGACCTACCTGAAGAAGAACTATCCCAACGTCAAGACCCTCGCCCTGTCCCACCCCGGCGACGGTGGCGGCGAGAACCGCCGCAAGCACCTGGAGCCCATCGCCAATGAGCTGGGGATGACCATCGTGTTCAGCGGCGAATGGCCCGGCACCACCGTGGACTTCACCCCCTTCGTGCGCAAGGCTCTGCAGACCAAGCCCGACGCTTTTGTGTTCACCGATGCCTGGGCATATCACGTGGGCTCCCAGCTCAAGGCTCTCAGGGCCCTGGGCTTCAAGGGCCCGGCCGTGTCCACCGACTCGGAGATCGTGGCCGAGGTGCTGGAAGTCTCCGGCCCCAAGATCACCGAGGGCTATGCCGCCGCCTCCTGGGACATGAACAGCCCGGAGATGAAGCCGGTGTTCAAAAAGGACTTCCTGGCCTACGCCAAGAAGGCCGGCAAGAACAACGCCTGGATGGCCTGGGGCTGGAACACCCTTTGGGTGCTGACCCAAGCCATAGAAAAGTCGCAAAGCCTCGATCCCACGGTAGTGGCCAAGTATCTGCGCAACGACGCCAAGGACCTCCAGACCTTGTTCGGCACGGCCATCGTATCCGGCCAGAAGACCCTGGGAGCCAAAGCGGCCATCTGCGCGCCCCAGGCCATCTTCGTGGCCAAGGACGGCAAGCCGGCCTTCGTGGAGTGGGTCACGGCCGAGACGCCGTAA
- a CDS encoding amino acid ABC transporter substrate-binding protein has product MVKKSRLLQGLMVLGVAMAFLVGATAADCAPKKDKDKIVIGQAISLSGPLAGGVAISGGKIYELWVEEVNKNGGIYVAEYGKKLPVELKRYDDKSDIGTMSNLIEKLIVEDKVDFIFPPWGTAWLFAAAPICNKYGYILIGGPGGAGKLKELSLPYFFQVLNFSETQAPVLASIFKEVGVKSVAVIYRADLHGIEFGKSLIPDFKKKGIKVKMNKSYPDGIKDVSPMLKEAKSLGVDALVVACYPPGGMLFTAQAMELDINFNAFFLTVLPFSPPLFKGTFGKAIEGVMGGGAWNAKTSPGAKELVEKFKAKFGEEPDYWGGLYYWASLQHFQKAIEKAGTLDQKKIRDIMATQKFETALGPFWYDKDRFFVNHPGEIGQWQKDVFEVIDPGVKRTAPPEYPKPNWPKKAK; this is encoded by the coding sequence ATGGTCAAGAAGAGCAGGCTGCTGCAAGGGCTAATGGTTTTGGGCGTGGCGATGGCGTTCCTGGTGGGCGCCACCGCCGCCGACTGCGCGCCCAAAAAAGACAAGGACAAAATCGTGATCGGGCAGGCCATCTCCCTGTCCGGCCCCCTGGCGGGTGGAGTGGCCATCTCCGGCGGCAAGATCTACGAGTTGTGGGTCGAGGAGGTGAACAAGAACGGCGGCATCTACGTGGCCGAGTACGGCAAGAAGCTGCCCGTGGAACTCAAGCGCTACGACGACAAGAGCGACATCGGCACCATGAGCAACCTCATCGAGAAGCTCATCGTCGAGGACAAGGTGGACTTCATCTTCCCGCCTTGGGGGACCGCCTGGCTCTTCGCCGCCGCACCCATCTGCAACAAGTACGGCTACATCCTCATCGGCGGCCCGGGCGGCGCGGGCAAGCTCAAGGAGCTCAGCCTCCCTTACTTCTTCCAGGTGCTCAACTTCTCCGAGACCCAGGCCCCGGTGCTGGCCAGCATCTTCAAGGAGGTCGGCGTCAAGTCGGTGGCGGTTATCTACCGGGCCGACCTGCACGGCATTGAGTTCGGCAAGTCCCTTATCCCCGACTTCAAGAAGAAGGGGATCAAGGTCAAGATGAACAAGAGCTATCCCGACGGCATCAAGGACGTGTCCCCCATGCTCAAGGAGGCCAAGTCCCTGGGCGTCGACGCCCTGGTGGTGGCTTGCTATCCCCCGGGCGGCATGCTCTTCACGGCCCAGGCCATGGAGCTGGACATCAACTTCAACGCCTTCTTCCTCACCGTGCTGCCCTTCTCCCCGCCCCTGTTCAAGGGCACCTTCGGCAAGGCCATCGAGGGCGTGATGGGCGGCGGCGCCTGGAACGCCAAGACCTCGCCCGGCGCCAAGGAGCTGGTGGAGAAGTTCAAGGCCAAGTTCGGCGAGGAGCCGGACTACTGGGGCGGCCTGTATTACTGGGCCTCCCTGCAGCACTTCCAAAAGGCCATCGAAAAGGCCGGCACCCTGGACCAGAAGAAGATCCGGGACATCATGGCCACCCAGAAGTTCGAAACGGCCCTGGGGCCCTTCTGGTACGACAAGGACCGCTTCTTCGTGAACCACCCCGGCGAGATCGGCCAGTGGCAGAAGGACGTGTTCGAGGTGATCGACCCGGGCGTCAAGCGCACCGCGCCGCCCGAGTATCCCAAGCCCAACTGGCCCAAGAAGGCCAAGTAG